The nucleotide window TAGCTCTTTGACCACTTACAATAGTTAATATATATTTATTTGGTATTTTTTCTAATAACTCATCATATATAATCTCTTTTTTCATACTTATATCTCCTATTAATTATATTTTTCTTCTATAATTTTTCTAAGGGCAGCACAAGATTCTTCAACAGTATTATTGATTATAGTCACTTCATACTCTTTCTCATATTCAAGCTCTTTTATAGAATTTTTTAATCTCAATTGGATAGTTTCTTCACTATCTGTTTTTCTACCTCTAAGTCTAGCTTCTAAATCTTCCATAGTTGGAGTTTTAAAAAATATTAAATGTGCATCTGGATATTGAGCTTTAACTTGAAGCCCTCCTTGAACATCTATCTCTAATATTACATCTTCCCCAGCCAAAAGTCTACTTTCAACTTCTGACTTTAAAGTTCCATAATAATTTCCATGAACAGTTGCATACTCTAAAAATTCCCCATTTTTTTCTTTAGCTAAAAACTCCTCTTTAGTTAAGAAATAATAATCTCTTCCATTCATTTCTCCCTCTCTTGGAGCTCTTGTTGTAGCTGATGTTGCTAAGTTAATTCCAAGCATTTTGCGAACCATTCTACAAATTGTAGATTTTCCAGCACCACTAGGACCTGATACTACATATAGATGTCCTTTTATTCCTCTACTCATTTTTTTCTCCTTTCTCTATCCTCAACGATATTGTTTCTGGATTTATTGCAGACATTATAACATGATTTGAATCTGTGACAATAAGAGTTTTTGTTTTTCTTCCTAAAGTTGCATCTATCAATCTATTTTGAAGTTTAGCTTCTTCTCTAAGTCTTCTACTAGGAGCTGAATCTGGAGTTACTATAGTAATTATTCTACTTTCCATTACCATATTTCCAAATCCTATATTTATTAATTTCATATCTCCTCCTATTCTATATTCATAGACTGCTCTCTTATTTTTTCTAATTCATTCTTACTTTCTACAATTAATTTAGAAATTTCATAAAGATTTGATTTTACACCAGTAGTATTTAATTCTCTATATATCTCTTGTAAAATAAAATCAATTTTCTTTCCTACTGGTTCATCTTTTATATTCAATTCCTTTTTTAATTGTTCCATATGACTATCCAATCTTGAAATCTCTTCAGATATATCTGATTTATCTGTAAAAAGAAGTATCTCTTTTAAAATATCTTCCTCTTTAAACTCTATACTTCCTTTTATTTTTTCCAATCTCTCTAATAATCTTGTTCTATATATTTCCACTACCATGTTTTTATATTTTTTTATTTCAGAAATATTTTTTTCTAATATATCCAATCTCTCTAAAAAATATACTTTTAATCTTTCTCCCTCTTCCTCTCTAGTTTTTATAAAAGGAATTAGAAGTTCTTGGATTTTACTTAATATAAAACTACTATATTCTGCTTCATCTATTTCAAAATCGTTTTTCTTTATTACATTTAAATTTCTAACTAAAATATCCATTTTATTACTGAATTTTTCATTGAATTCTTTTTCCATTTCAAGTAAGACATTCATATAACTTTTACTTTGCTCTTTATCATAATCATAAAGTTGTCCTAAATCTCTAAGATCATTAAACTCTATTTTTAAATCTAAAGATCCTCTAGTTACTTTTGAAGCTATCTCTGTTCTTATAGCCCCTTCTAAGAAATTTAAGTTATATGGAAGTTTTATTTTTAAATTTAAATTTTTATTATTAACACTTTTCAATTCCATATTTAAAGCATATTTTTCATCTTGATAGGAAAGTTTTGAATATCCTGTCATACTTCTCATAATTTACCTCCAAAAAGATAAAATAACAATATAGGAATAGGCGACAGTGTCGCCTATTCTATATCTATTATTCAGATTACTCTTGTTCCATTAAGTCTTCTTCTATAACTTTTGCTTTTATCTTCTTGTAAGCACTAAATCCAGTTCCTGCAGGTATTTTCTTACCTATAATTACGTTCTCTTTCAATCCTTCTAAGAAGTCAACTTTTCCTTCTATAGCTGCATTTGAAAGAACTTTTGTAGTTTCTTGGAATGAAGCTGCAGATATGAAACTTCCAGTATTAACAGCTGCTTTAGTAATACCTTGAATAATTGGTTCATATTTGATTAATGGTTTTCCTAGAGCTTGTAATTTTTCATTTTCTAGTTCAACTAATCTCTTTTCAACTACTTCATCCTCTAAGAATAAAGAAGCTCCTGAATCAACAATTCTTACTTTCTTAAACATTTGTTTTACTATAATTTCAATATGTTTATCGTTTACTGTAACTCCTTGGTCTCTATACACTTGTTGTACAGATTCTAGGATAAATTGCTCAGCTGCTACAAGTCCTTTAATATTTAAAACGTCAAATGGAGATATAGCTCCTTCTGTTATCTTATCTCCTGCTTTTACAAGCATTCCGTCAGTAACAACTAGACGCTCTCCAACTGGTACTAAGTATTCTTTATAATCACTAGGATCTGATACAGATTTAACTAAGATTACTCTCATACCTTTTTTCTTCTTACCAGTTACTTCAATCTTACCTTCTATCTCAGTAAGCATAGCTTTTCCTTTAGGGTTTCTTGCTTCAAATAGCTCTTGAACTCTTGGAAGACCTCCAGTGATGTCTTTTGTTCCTGCACCCTCTTTAATGATCTTAGCTATAATTTGACCTTTTTTAATTTCTTCCCCTTCTCTTACCATTAAGTAAGCTCCGAATGGGATAGTGTAACTTCCTTTTGTATTTCCTTCAGCATCAAAAACTACAACTCTTGGGTTGATATCTCCAGATTCTACAGGTTTAATTGCCATAAATTCTGTAACATCATACTTTTCATCGTAATTTTCTTTTACATAAAGTTCTCTATACTCAATTCTTCCATCTTGGTCAGCTATAATAGGGATATGGAATGGATCAAATGTAACTAGAGTTTCTCCAATTTGAACTTCTTGTCCCTCTTTAACTTTTAATATAGATCCTGATGGAACTTCATAATCATAGTTTCCAATGATTAATTTAGCTGATTGGCTAACTACAATCTCGTCACCATTTTCTTCATTTACAAGTATCTTAACATCTCTGTAAGCTACTTTACCAGAGTTTTCAGCCTTAACTCCAGTTACTACTGCTGCTGCTGTTGCAACTCCTCCAGTATGGAACGTTCTCATTGTAAGCTGAGTTCCTGGTTCTCCGATTGATTGTGCAGCTATAACTCCAACTGCTTCTCCAAGTAGTATCTCTTTATGGTTAGATAAGTCCATACCATAACATTTTCTACATACTCCTTTTTCAAGAGCACAAGTTAATGGAGATCTTATCTTAACTTTTCTAATTCCTAATTCATCTATTTTCTTAATTAGTTCTTTTCCAATTAAAGTATTTCTTGGAGCGATTACTTCCCCTTCAAATACTAAATCTTCAGCAAGAACTCTTCCATTAATTCTTTCTTTTAACTCTTCAATTACTTTACCATCAGAGATTAATTCTCCAACTTCAATTCCTTGATGAGTTCCACAATCTTCTGCATTAACTATAACTTCATGAGATATGTCAACAAGTCTTCTTGTTAAATATCCTGAGTCAGCAGTTCTTAGGGCAGTATCCGCTAGTCCTTTTCTAGCTCCATGTGATGACATGAAGAACTCTAATACTGTTAGTCCTTCACGGAAGTTAGCTTTAATAGGTACCTCGATGATTCTTCCTTGTGTATCGGCCATGTTTCCTCTCATTGCCGCTAACTGTCTCATCTGAGAAATATTACCTCTGGCTCCTGAGTTCGCCATCATGTAAACTGGGTTGAATTGATCTAGTCCGTTCATCATTGCTTTTGTAACTGCATCTGTTGCTTCAGACCATACAGTGATTGTTTTTCTGTATCTTTCTTCGTTAATAATTTTTCCAGCTTTATAATCAGCTTCTATTTGAGCTACTTGCTCGTCTGCTTTAGCTAATATCTCTTTCTTAGCTTCTGGAATTTCAAGGTCTTCTATACCTACTGATACCCCAGCCATAGCTCCATAGTGATATCCGAAATCTTTTATCTTGTTGATTAATTCAGCTGTTTCAGTAAATCCATGCTCATCATATAATTTAGCAATTAATTTCTTTAATTGAGATTTACCAAATGTTTGATTATATTGTTTATCTACTTCTGGTAATAATTCGTTGAACATTAATCTTCCAGCAGTAGTTTCTATCATTTCACCATTTATTCTTACTTTAATTATAGCATGAGTATCTAATACTCCATTGTGATAAGCTGTTAAAGCTTGTGCTATATTAGAGAATGCTTTTCCTTCTCCTTTAGATCCTGGTCTTTCTTTAGTCATATAGAAACATCCCATAACCATGTCTTGAGATGGAACTGCTATTGGTTCTCCGTTTGATGGAGAAATAATGTTATTAGGAGCTAACATTAATAATTTAGCTTCCATTATTGCTTCTGGAGATAGCATTAAGTGAACTGCCATTTGGTCTCCGTCGAAGTCAGCGTTGAACGCAGAACATACTAATGGGTGAAGTCTAATTGCTTTACCTTCTATTAATACAGGTTCAAATGCTTGAATAGATAGTCTATGTAGAGTCGGAGCTCTGTTAAGTAATACTGGGTGATCTTGAATTACATCCTCGATTACATCCCATACTTTGTCATCTGCTTCTTCAACTAATTTCTTAGCTGTTTTTATGTTAGAAGCTAACTCTCTTTTTACTAACTCTCTCATAATGAAAGGTTTATATAATTCAAGAGCCATTTTCTTAGGAATTCCACATTGATTCATTTTTAATGATGGTCCTACAACGATAACCGATCTCGCTGAGTAGTCAACCCTTTTTCCAAGTAGGTTTTGTCTGAATCTTCCTTGTTTTCCTTTTAACATATCAGAAAGAGATTTTAACTCTCTGTTATTTTGAGCAACAACAGGTTTTCCTCTTCTTCCATTATCAATTAAAGCATCTACTGCTTCTTGTAACATTCTTTTTTCGTTTTTAACAACGATTTCTGGTGCTTTTATTTCTAGTAATTTTTTAAGTCTGTTATTTCTATTAATAACTCTTCTATATAGATCATTTAAGTCAGAAGTTGCAAATCTTCCTCCATCTAATTGTACCATTGGTCTTAAATCAGCTGGAATAACTGGAACATTTTTAAGAATCATCCATTCAGGTTTGTTATCAGATGATATAAAATCTCTAACTATTTTTAATCTTTTTACAACTTTCTTTCTTTTTTGAGATGAGCTAACATCATCTAATTCTTTTTCTAGCTCTTCTCTTAACTCTTCTAGATTGATTTTTTCAAGAAGTTTTAAAATAGCTTCTGCTCCCATTAAAGCTTCAAATCTATTTCCATATAATTGTTTATATAATTTATACTCTTTTTCAGTTAATATTTTTCCTTCTTTAAGATTGCTCTCTCCTGTTTCTGTAACAACATATCTAGCAAAATATAATACAGATTCAAGTTCTTTTGGAGATAATCCTATTATAAGTGACATCTTATTTGGTGTCCCTTTAGAATACCAAATATGAGAAACTGGTGCAGCTAGAGAAATATGTCCCATTCTTTCTCTTCTTACCTTAGATCTAGTTACTTCTACCCCACACTTCTCACAAACTAGTCCCTTATATCTCATTCTTTTGTACTTTCCACATCCGCATTCCCAATCTTTTGTTGGTCCGAATATTTTTTCACAGAAAAGTCCATCACTTTCTGGATTTAAAGTTCTATAGTTTATAGTTTCAGGTTTTGTAACTTCTCCATGTGACCATTCTTCGATCTTTTCAGGAGATGCTAATCTAATTCTTATTTTCTCAAAACTTCTAATTCCCATTAAATACAAAGCCTCCTTATTGAGATAAAGCCATAATGACTAGAATAAGTTAAAGAGAAAAACTCTTTAACTTATTCTATCTATATAAATATAAATTAAATTTCTATTAGTCTTTGAAATCATCTAAAGGAGAGTATTCAGTTAATACTTCCTCTTTATTTAATTCTTCATCAACATTTATTATATTATCTTCACTATCAAATAATTCTACATCTAGTGCTAATGCTTGGAACTCTTTTAATAGTACTTTAAATGATTCTGGTAAGTCTGCTTCTGGCATCTCTTCACCTTTAATAATAGCTTCATAAGTCTTAGTTCTTCCAGTAACATCGTCTGATTTTACTGTTAACATCTCTTGAAGTATATTAGATGCTCCATATGCTTCTAGTGCCCAAACTTCCATCTCTCCAAGTCTTTGTCCTCCAAATTGAGCCTTTCCTCCTAGTGGTTGTTGTGTTACTAATGAGTATGGTCCAATTGCTCTTGCGTGCATCTTATCTTCAACTAGGTGGTGAAGTTTTAACATATACATTCTTCCTACAGTTACAGGATTATCAAATTTATCTCCTGTTCTTCCATCGTATAGATCAACTTTTCCACTTCTAGGGAATCCTAATTTTTCAAGGTAATCTTTTACTTGTTCCTCAGATGCTCCATCAAATACTGGAGTTGCTATATATGTTCCACCATTGTAGTTACCCATAGCCATTCCTAAGTGTACCTCAAGTACTTGTCCTATGTTCATACGTGATGGAACCCCTAGTGGGTTAAGTACAACGTCTAAGTGTGTTCCGTCTGCTAAGAAAGGCATATCTTCAGCTGGTAATACTCTTGATACAACCCCTTTATTTCCGTGACGTCCTGACATCTTATCTCCAACAGTGATTTTTCTCTTTTCAGCTACTAAGATTTTTATAGCTTTGTTTACACCAGCTTTTAATTCATCACCATTTTCTCTTGATAACTCAAGAATTTCTACTACTGTTCCTTTAGAACCATGTGGCATTCTTAAAGATGTATCTCTTACATCTCTAGCTTTTTCACCAAATATAGCTCTTAAAAGTTTTTCTTCAGCAGGTGGCTCAGTTTCTCCTTTAGGAGCTGTTTTTCCTACTAAGATATCTCCAGGTCCTACTTCAGATCCTATAGTAATAATACCATTAGCATCTAATTTTCTTAATGCTTCTTCAGAGATATTAGGGATCTCTCTTGTAATCTCTTCATCTCCAAGTTTTGTATTTCTAGCTTCTATTTCATACTCTTCAATATGGATAGATGTAAATACGTCATCTTTTCTTAATCTATCAGAAATTAAGATCGCGTCCTCGTAGTTATATCCTTCCCAAGGCATGAATGCCATAAGAATATTTCTTCCAAGTGCTAAGTCTCCACCTTTAGTAGCAGGTCCATCAGCTAAAATACTTCCTACTTTTACTTCTTCTCCTACTGAAACTATTGGAGTTTGATGTAAACACATTGAAGCATTTGATCTTTCATAGTTTAATAATCTATATTTATGTTCTTTTCCATTTTCATCTTCTACTACAACTTTACTTGCATCTACATAAACTACTTTTCCATCTACTTTTGATACAACTAAAGCTCCAGAGTCTACAGCAACTTTTCTTTCAAGCCCAGTTCCTATGTAAGGAGCTTCTGTTCTTAATAAAGGTACTGCTTGTCTTTGCATGTTTGATCCCATAAGTGCTCTGTTGGCGTCGTCGTGCTCTAAGAATGGGATTAATCCAGCTGATACTGATACCACTTGTTTAGGAGAAATATCTAGATAATCAACTTTTTCTCCAGTGATATTTACTATCTCATGTCCATATCTACATACAACCTCTCCAAGAAGTTCATTGTTTTCACCAATTTTAGTATCCGCTTGGGCAATGAATAATCCTTCTTCTTCATCAGCTGCTAAATATTCTATTCTATCAAAATCAGCTTTTCCATCTACTACTTTTATATATGGAGTTTCAATAAATCCATATTTATTTATTTTAGCATAGATAGCTAACGATCCAATAAGTCCAATGTTTGGTCCCTCTGGTGTCTCTATAGGACATATTCTTCCATAGTGAGAGTCATGTACGTCTCTTACCTCGAATCCTGCTCTTTCTCTTGAAAGTCCTCCAGGTCCTAATGCTGATATTCTTCTTTTATGTGTTAATTCAGATAGTGGGTTAGATTGGTCCATGAATTGAGACAATTGTCCAGATCCAAAGAAATCTAAAATTAAAGCATTTAATGGTCTTGTATTTAATAGAGATTGTGGTGTTAGAGTTTCAGAATCTTGAATTGTCATCTTCTCTCTTACCATTTTTCCCATCTTAGAAAGTCCAGCTTTAATTTGCATTAGAAGTAATTCTCCTACTCCTCTTACCCTTCTGTTTGATAGGTTATCTATATCATCAGTATGTCCATTTCCATTATTTAGGTTAATTACATACTTCATTGTAGCTATGATATCTTCTTTAGTTAAAAGTATCTCATCTTCAGGTACATTTAACTTAAGTCTTTTGTTCATTTTATATCTTCCAACTGGCTCAAGATCATATCTTTGAGGGTTGAAGAACATTTGTCTAATAAGTGATTTAGCTGATTCTATTGTTACTAAATCTCCAGGTCTTAATTTTTTAAATACCTCAGTTACTGCATCTTCTTTAGTTAATGTTGTATCATTTAAAACAGTATTAGCTAATAATTTATCTTCTGGCTTAACTTCCCAATAGATAACTTTATCAACTTTAGCATCTATTAAAGTTTCTATTAATGCTTCATCTATGATAGCATCTGCTTCTGCTATTATCTCTCCTGTTTCCTCATCATAGATATCTTCTTTTATGAAGCTTCCTTCAAACTTAGTTCTTAGGACACTTATTAATTCTTCTCTATTTTTATATTTTTGGAATATAGGAGTTAATTCTAATTCCTTTGTTTCTAAAAAGTAATCTTTTATCTCTGTATTGTTCTCAAAAAAATCAATAGCCTTTAAGAATACAGTTGCTAATACTTTTTTCTTTCTGTCAATCTTTACACTTAGGAAATCATTCTTGTCAGTTTCAAATTCAAGCCAAGTACCTTTGTATGGTATGATTTTTCCAGAGAATAAATCTTTACCTGTTTGAATATTGATCTCTTTATTAAATGAAACACCTGGTGATCTATGTAATTGTGATACAACTACTCTTTCAGCTCCATTTATTACGAAAGTTCCTCTTTCTGTCATTAAAGGTATTTCCCCAAAATACACTAAAGATTCTTGTATTTCGTTTCCGCTTTTCTTATTTATAAGTCTTAATCTTACTTTTAAGGAAGCAGAGTAAGTCTTACCTCTTTTTTTACACTCAAGTTCATCATTTAATGGTGGTTCAGCTTCATGTAATTCATAAGCTACATACTCTAACTTGATATCTCCATTAGAAGATTCAACAGGGAAAATTTCTCTAAAAGCTGATTCTAACCCCTTGTCTTTTCTATTATTTGGAGCTTCTTTAGCTTGTAGAAAATCTTCATAGGAATCCAATTGGAACTCAAGAAAATGAGGCATAGTTCCTCTCTCTTTTATCCTTCCAAAATTCAATCTTTCAACGAGTTTCCCCATTAATTCACACCCCTTATCAATCTTAAAATTTAATACCTAATCACTTGAAAATAACAGGCTAATCTATTTCCAAATGATTAATTATCACTTTCCAAAAATAAAAATTAGTATACTCTTAATAATTAGTAAAAAGGCACTCTGTTCAAGAGTGCCTATTTTTTTTAACTAAGTTAAGATCTTATTTCTTAATCAACAGTTTAAGTTAAAACTATTTAACTTCTACAGTTGCTCCAGCAGCTGTTAATTTTTCTTTTATAGCTTCAGCTTCTTCTTTAGCAACTCCTTCTTTTAATTTTCCACCGTTGTCTACTAATTCTTTAGCTTCTTTTAATCCTAATCCAGTGATTCCTCTTACTTCTTTAATTACAGCTATTTTGTTAGCTCCTGCTGCTGTTAAGATTACGTCAAATTCAGTTTTCTCTTCAGCTGCTGCTGCTTCTCCTCCTGCTACTGCTACTGCTACTGGAGCTGCTGCTGTTACACCGAAGTGCTCTTCTAAAGCAGTTACTAATTCTTTTAATTCTAAAACTGTCATAGCTTCTAAATCAGCTATAAATTGTTCTTTATTGAATGCCATTTATTGTTTCCTCCCTTAATTCTCGAAAATATTTATCTTAATTATTTTTTATTTTTAGTTTAAATTTGACCAAAATTATTCAGCTGTAGTTTCAGCTTCTTTTTTATCAGCGATTGCCACAGTTGCGTAAGCAAGTTTTCTGATTGGTCCAAGCATTGAGTTAAGTAACATAGAAAGTAATTGATCTCTTGAAGGTAATTTAGCTAGAGCTTCTACCTCAGCTGCCTCAACTCTTTTTCCTGTTAATACTCCACCTTTAATTTTAAATACATCTTTTTTTGCTTTAGCCTTATCTTTTGCTAAATCAAAAACTAATTTTGCAGGAGCTACTGGATCGTTATATCCAAAAGCGAATGCTGTAGTCCCTTCTAATAAATCATCAAAAGAATCTTCTACTCCAGCTTCTTTTAATGCTATTTTGAATAATCTGTTTTTTGCAACTAGATATTCAGCACCTGCTTCTCTTACTTTTTTTCTTAATTCAGTTTCCTCGTTAACTGTGATTCCTTGATAGTCAACTAATACTACTGATTGAGCTTTTCTTATTTTTTCTGCTAGTTCAGCTACTTGTTCGATTTTTGCTTGAGTTGCCATTCTTTGATTCACCTCCTCTTTCTTCTAAAAATTACCTCCGTGCCAAATTGGTAGGAACGGAGGTTGTAATCAAACTATGAGGCTAGCGAAACCTTATTCCAACCTCGGTAGGATAATTTAAGGTTCACAACCACCTACGGTCTTTGGTTTGGATCTATATTAAATTATTTATCCAACGTATTTAGCTACTAATGCTGGGTCCATTTTTATTCCAGGTCCCATAGTTAGTGATACAGCAACAGTTCTTAAGTATTGTCCTTTAGAAGATGCTGGTTTTAATCTTGTGATTTGGTCCATGAAAGCTTTGAAGTTTTCTTCAATTTTTTCAGGTGCGAAATCTGCTTTACCAATTGGTACATGAATTGATCCTAATTTGTCAACTCTGAATGCTAATTTACCTTTTTTGAACTCAGTTACTGCTTCTGCAATGTTTGGAGTTACAGTTCCTGATTTAGGGTTAGGCATTAATCCTTTAGTTCCTAGGATTTTTCCTAATCTTCCTAATTTAGGCATCATGTCAGGAGTAGCGATTACTAAATCGAAATCAAGCCATCCTTGTTGAATTTGGTTTATATATTCTTCAGCTCCTGCATAATCTGCACCAGCTGCTAAAGCCTTCTCAATGTTAGCTCCTGAAGTTATTGCTAAAACTTTTACAGTTTTTCCTGTTCCGTGAGGTAATACAACTGTACCTCTAACTTGTTGGTCAGCATGTCTAGGATCTACTCCAAGTCTTAATGCTACTTCTACAGTCTCTGTAAATTTAGCTGTTCTAGTTTTTAATACTAGATCTAAAGCTTCTTTAACTTCATAAAGCTTTCCAGTTTCTATTAACTTAGCTATTTCTAAGTATTTTTTTCCTCTATGTTTTGCCATGTTTTAATTTCCTCCCTTTGTGGTGATGCGGATGCCTCCTACCACTTAATATAGAGTGGCTCGATTAGCCATCTCCCAAACAAATTAATTAGTCTACTACTTTTATTCCCATTGATCTTGCTGATCCAGCTATTATTCTCATAGCTGCTTCTACAGATCCTGCGTTTAAGTCAGGCATTTTTGTTTCAGCAATTTCTCTTAATTTAGCTGTTGTAATTTGTCCAGCAACTTCTTTTTTAGAGTTTTTAGCTGCTGTTTGAATTCCTGCTGCTTTCTTTAATAAGTCTGATGCAGGTGGAGTTTTTAATATGAATGTGAAGCTTCTGTCGTTGTAAACAGAAATTTCAACTGGGATTATCCATCCTGATTTATCTTGAGTTTTTGCATTGAAAGCTTTACAGAATTCCATAATGTTTACTCCGTGAGCTCCTAATGCTGGTCCAACTGGTGGAGCTGGGTTAGCTTTACCTGCTGGTAATTGTAGTTTTATTAATTTAATTACTTCTTTTGCCATTTTTTTAAATTACACCTCCGAAAAATGCGTGGTAATGACGGTGTCATCTCCCACAAACAAGGCTAGTTAGCCTTTTGAACACTGTCAAAATCTACTTCTACTGG belongs to uncultured Fusobacterium sp. and includes:
- the rpoB gene encoding DNA-directed RNA polymerase subunit beta, with amino-acid sequence MGKLVERLNFGRIKERGTMPHFLEFQLDSYEDFLQAKEAPNNRKDKGLESAFREIFPVESSNGDIKLEYVAYELHEAEPPLNDELECKKRGKTYSASLKVRLRLINKKSGNEIQESLVYFGEIPLMTERGTFVINGAERVVVSQLHRSPGVSFNKEINIQTGKDLFSGKIIPYKGTWLEFETDKNDFLSVKIDRKKKVLATVFLKAIDFFENNTEIKDYFLETKELELTPIFQKYKNREELISVLRTKFEGSFIKEDIYDEETGEIIAEADAIIDEALIETLIDAKVDKVIYWEVKPEDKLLANTVLNDTTLTKEDAVTEVFKKLRPGDLVTIESAKSLIRQMFFNPQRYDLEPVGRYKMNKRLKLNVPEDEILLTKEDIIATMKYVINLNNGNGHTDDIDNLSNRRVRGVGELLLMQIKAGLSKMGKMVREKMTIQDSETLTPQSLLNTRPLNALILDFFGSGQLSQFMDQSNPLSELTHKRRISALGPGGLSRERAGFEVRDVHDSHYGRICPIETPEGPNIGLIGSLAIYAKINKYGFIETPYIKVVDGKADFDRIEYLAADEEEGLFIAQADTKIGENNELLGEVVCRYGHEIVNITGEKVDYLDISPKQVVSVSAGLIPFLEHDDANRALMGSNMQRQAVPLLRTEAPYIGTGLERKVAVDSGALVVSKVDGKVVYVDASKVVVEDENGKEHKYRLLNYERSNASMCLHQTPIVSVGEEVKVGSILADGPATKGGDLALGRNILMAFMPWEGYNYEDAILISDRLRKDDVFTSIHIEEYEIEARNTKLGDEEITREIPNISEEALRKLDANGIITIGSEVGPGDILVGKTAPKGETEPPAEEKLLRAIFGEKARDVRDTSLRMPHGSKGTVVEILELSRENGDELKAGVNKAIKILVAEKRKITVGDKMSGRHGNKGVVSRVLPAEDMPFLADGTHLDVVLNPLGVPSRMNIGQVLEVHLGMAMGNYNGGTYIATPVFDGASEEQVKDYLEKLGFPRSGKVDLYDGRTGDKFDNPVTVGRMYMLKLHHLVEDKMHARAIGPYSLVTQQPLGGKAQFGGQRLGEMEVWALEAYGASNILQEMLTVKSDDVTGRTKTYEAIIKGEEMPEADLPESFKVLLKEFQALALDVELFDSEDNIINVDEELNKEEVLTEYSPLDDFKD
- a CDS encoding DUF370 domain-containing protein, whose amino-acid sequence is MKLINIGFGNMVMESRIITIVTPDSAPSRRLREEAKLQNRLIDATLGRKTKTLIVTDSNHVIMSAINPETISLRIEKGEKNE
- the rpoC gene encoding DNA-directed RNA polymerase subunit beta', with amino-acid sequence MGIRSFEKIRIRLASPEKIEEWSHGEVTKPETINYRTLNPESDGLFCEKIFGPTKDWECGCGKYKRMRYKGLVCEKCGVEVTRSKVRRERMGHISLAAPVSHIWYSKGTPNKMSLIIGLSPKELESVLYFARYVVTETGESNLKEGKILTEKEYKLYKQLYGNRFEALMGAEAILKLLEKINLEELREELEKELDDVSSSQKRKKVVKRLKIVRDFISSDNKPEWMILKNVPVIPADLRPMVQLDGGRFATSDLNDLYRRVINRNNRLKKLLEIKAPEIVVKNEKRMLQEAVDALIDNGRRGKPVVAQNNRELKSLSDMLKGKQGRFRQNLLGKRVDYSARSVIVVGPSLKMNQCGIPKKMALELYKPFIMRELVKRELASNIKTAKKLVEEADDKVWDVIEDVIQDHPVLLNRAPTLHRLSIQAFEPVLIEGKAIRLHPLVCSAFNADFDGDQMAVHLMLSPEAIMEAKLLMLAPNNIISPSNGEPIAVPSQDMVMGCFYMTKERPGSKGEGKAFSNIAQALTAYHNGVLDTHAIIKVRINGEMIETTAGRLMFNELLPEVDKQYNQTFGKSQLKKLIAKLYDEHGFTETAELINKIKDFGYHYGAMAGVSVGIEDLEIPEAKKEILAKADEQVAQIEADYKAGKIINEERYRKTITVWSEATDAVTKAMMNGLDQFNPVYMMANSGARGNISQMRQLAAMRGNMADTQGRIIEVPIKANFREGLTVLEFFMSSHGARKGLADTALRTADSGYLTRRLVDISHEVIVNAEDCGTHQGIEVGELISDGKVIEELKERINGRVLAEDLVFEGEVIAPRNTLIGKELIKKIDELGIRKVKIRSPLTCALEKGVCRKCYGMDLSNHKEILLGEAVGVIAAQSIGEPGTQLTMRTFHTGGVATAAAVVTGVKAENSGKVAYRDVKILVNEENGDEIVVSQSAKLIIGNYDYEVPSGSILKVKEGQEVQIGETLVTFDPFHIPIIADQDGRIEYRELYVKENYDEKYDVTEFMAIKPVESGDINPRVVVFDAEGNTKGSYTIPFGAYLMVREGEEIKKGQIIAKIIKEGAGTKDITGGLPRVQELFEARNPKGKAMLTEIEGKIEVTGKKKKGMRVILVKSVSDPSDYKEYLVPVGERLVVTDGMLVKAGDKITEGAISPFDVLNIKGLVAAEQFILESVQQVYRDQGVTVNDKHIEIIVKQMFKKVRIVDSGASLFLEDEVVEKRLVELENEKLQALGKPLIKYEPIIQGITKAAVNTGSFISAASFQETTKVLSNAAIEGKVDFLEGLKENVIIGKKIPAGTGFSAYKKIKAKVIEEDLMEQE
- a CDS encoding YicC/YloC family endoribonuclease encodes the protein MRSMTGYSKLSYQDEKYALNMELKSVNNKNLNLKIKLPYNLNFLEGAIRTEIASKVTRGSLDLKIEFNDLRDLGQLYDYDKEQSKSYMNVLLEMEKEFNEKFSNKMDILVRNLNVIKKNDFEIDEAEYSSFILSKIQELLIPFIKTREEEGERLKVYFLERLDILEKNISEIKKYKNMVVEIYRTRLLERLEKIKGSIEFKEEDILKEILLFTDKSDISEEISRLDSHMEQLKKELNIKDEPVGKKIDFILQEIYRELNTTGVKSNLYEISKLIVESKNELEKIREQSMNIE
- the rplL gene encoding 50S ribosomal protein L7/L12, with protein sequence MAFNKEQFIADLEAMTVLELKELVTALEEHFGVTAAAPVAVAVAGGEAAAAEEKTEFDVILTAAGANKIAVIKEVRGITGLGLKEAKELVDNGGKLKEGVAKEEAEAIKEKLTAAGATVEVK
- the gmk gene encoding guanylate kinase — its product is MSRGIKGHLYVVSGPSGAGKSTICRMVRKMLGINLATSATTRAPREGEMNGRDYYFLTKEEFLAKEKNGEFLEYATVHGNYYGTLKSEVESRLLAGEDVILEIDVQGGLQVKAQYPDAHLIFFKTPTMEDLEARLRGRKTDSEETIQLRLKNSIKELEYEKEYEVTIINNTVEESCAALRKIIEEKYN
- the rplJ gene encoding 50S ribosomal protein L10, which produces MATQAKIEQVAELAEKIRKAQSVVLVDYQGITVNEETELRKKVREAGAEYLVAKNRLFKIALKEAGVEDSFDDLLEGTTAFAFGYNDPVAPAKLVFDLAKDKAKAKKDVFKIKGGVLTGKRVEAAEVEALAKLPSRDQLLSMLLNSMLGPIRKLAYATVAIADKKEAETTAE